From a single Paraburkholderia edwinii genomic region:
- a CDS encoding DUF2345 domain-containing protein, with protein MNALTKSFSDALRHPSVRLTQHFRLWIGKETHDLDVLDFKVRGGLCKDYVVTLTVTSPRLDIDGKEYVGRRAGLQVDERAAVPLANWADPVDHAAATFNGVVTRWKRVRTSRDESAYQVRIEPRFAALGKRMVHSDVLDDLTFEEMVRKLLVDEQNFDAFDVEFHLEGPQEKLRQSVMYEESRWDMITRHAKRNGIFWFYRQERGENGLLDVLVFANNPRAYIRSIDLPLLENSGLHSNAHEAAQEVHERRTLVPATIEVWERNYRIPEDPMRATAKVAEAEDDRSVFGQISRSAEFHLTQQQGETLAQTRRDEQIARQVTLAGKSDAKALAPGVVVKLTNTKMPSAEYGFVVTSFRMEGSRTKPAYTRFKAMPAHLTYRPKFVYERDWRFLAGPVVGVVTTLDSAPYGYMDEHGRYPVLPKFLQGSVNADNNKLLNLRLLRPSSSYQGGFHSPLLPGTEVMLEAAHGDVDRLHISGALHDYSHPDLVRGTDALFSYAIWRSPLLGAEVVFNDLQGKESARIATVYSQSAFNQGYLLNSKKLPRGEGFEVTTKSWGTVRAAKGLFFSADAAAGADTAHLDMPAAVAQLEAAQADVASLRQQAQKAHAELAQLKAQQDQLENAFRDLKKAVILFSAPEGIGMVTPKTIQMAGGEHLAFTAAGNADLNAGDSVTVAAGESVSLCAMNRGIKALAVNGSVDIEAQSGSMQLFAEKDLKVTSADGNLNISARKSIVISDSAGAYIKMEGGNIEIGCPGTITVRSAGLMCQGPSSLQEQFRSGKQLDDLHVGYLDADGQPIRAEVLNLLKGDGNIEKLTTDADGRASLTSIVFDHFKARMPQRMESSSDE; from the coding sequence ATGAATGCCCTCACGAAGAGCTTTAGCGATGCGCTGCGTCACCCGAGTGTGCGCCTGACTCAGCATTTCAGGCTGTGGATCGGCAAAGAGACGCACGATCTCGACGTGCTCGACTTCAAGGTGCGTGGGGGATTGTGCAAGGACTACGTGGTTACGCTCACGGTGACTTCGCCGCGCCTCGATATCGACGGCAAGGAGTACGTTGGGCGACGCGCGGGCCTGCAGGTCGACGAGCGGGCTGCGGTGCCTCTCGCGAACTGGGCCGATCCCGTCGACCATGCGGCGGCCACTTTCAATGGGGTGGTGACGCGCTGGAAGCGCGTTCGCACGAGCCGCGACGAGTCCGCCTACCAGGTGCGCATCGAGCCGCGCTTTGCTGCGCTCGGCAAGCGCATGGTCCACTCCGATGTACTCGACGACCTGACGTTCGAGGAGATGGTTCGCAAGTTGCTGGTCGACGAACAGAACTTCGACGCGTTCGATGTCGAGTTCCACCTCGAAGGGCCGCAGGAGAAGTTGCGGCAGAGCGTGATGTACGAGGAGTCCCGGTGGGACATGATCACGCGTCACGCGAAACGCAACGGCATTTTCTGGTTCTACCGGCAGGAGCGCGGCGAGAACGGGTTGCTTGATGTTCTCGTGTTCGCGAACAATCCGCGTGCTTATATCCGCTCGATCGACTTGCCGCTGCTGGAGAATTCCGGTCTGCACAGCAACGCGCACGAGGCCGCGCAGGAGGTGCATGAGCGGCGCACGCTGGTGCCGGCGACGATCGAGGTGTGGGAGCGGAACTATCGGATACCTGAGGATCCGATGCGGGCCACGGCGAAGGTCGCCGAGGCGGAGGACGACCGCTCGGTGTTCGGGCAGATCAGCCGCAGCGCGGAATTCCATCTGACACAGCAGCAGGGCGAGACGCTTGCACAGACGCGACGCGACGAACAGATCGCGCGTCAGGTGACGCTTGCCGGTAAGAGCGACGCGAAAGCTCTTGCGCCGGGGGTTGTCGTCAAGCTGACCAATACGAAGATGCCTAGCGCTGAGTATGGCTTTGTGGTGACTTCGTTCAGGATGGAAGGCAGTCGCACGAAGCCCGCTTATACGCGATTCAAGGCGATGCCCGCGCATTTGACCTACCGTCCGAAGTTCGTTTATGAGCGGGATTGGAGGTTTCTTGCGGGTCCGGTCGTCGGCGTGGTTACGACGCTGGACTCGGCGCCTTACGGGTATATGGACGAGCACGGGCGTTACCCGGTTCTGCCGAAGTTTCTGCAAGGGTCGGTGAATGCGGATAACAACAAGCTGCTGAATTTGCGGCTGCTGCGTCCTTCGTCTTCGTATCAGGGTGGCTTTCACTCGCCGTTGCTGCCGGGAACCGAGGTGATGCTCGAGGCGGCACACGGGGACGTGGACCGCCTTCATATCAGCGGCGCGCTTCACGACTATTCGCATCCGGATCTGGTGCGGGGCACGGATGCGCTGTTTAGCTATGCGATCTGGCGTTCGCCGCTGCTTGGCGCGGAGGTTGTGTTCAACGACCTGCAGGGCAAGGAGAGTGCGCGTATTGCGACGGTGTATAGCCAGTCGGCGTTCAATCAGGGGTATCTGCTCAACAGTAAAAAGCTGCCGCGCGGTGAAGGGTTCGAAGTCACGACGAAGTCTTGGGGGACGGTGCGGGCGGCGAAGGGGTTGTTCTTTTCGGCGGATGCCGCGGCTGGGGCGGATACGGCGCATCTGGATATGCCTGCTGCTGTTGCGCAGTTAGAAGCGGCACAGGCCGACGTCGCGTCTCTGCGCCAGCAGGCGCAGAAGGCTCATGCAGAGCTCGCACAGCTGAAGGCGCAGCAGGACCAGCTCGAGAACGCATTCAGGGATTTGAAAAAGGCCGTCATCCTGTTCTCGGCCCCAGAGGGCATCGGCATGGTGACGCCCAAGACCATCCAAATGGCTGGTGGCGAACACCTCGCGTTCACTGCAGCCGGTAATGCCGATCTGAATGCGGGCGACAGCGTAACGGTGGCGGCTGGCGAGAGCGTTTCGCTTTGCGCCATGAATCGCGGCATCAAGGCCCTGGCAGTCAATGGCTCCGTCGACATCGAGGCCCAGTCGGGCAGCATGCAATTGTTCGCGGAGAAGGACCTGAAGGTCACTAGCGCCGACGGCAACCTGAACATCAGTGCCCGCAAGTCCATCGTTATTTCAGACAGTGCTGGCGCCTATATCAAGATGGAAGGCGGCAACATTGAAATCGGTTGCCCAGGAACGATCACGGTCCGCTCGGCGGGATTGATGTGCCAAGGACCATCGAGTCTCCAGGAACAGTTCCGGTCGGGAAAGCAGCTTGACGACCTACACGTTGGCTATCTCGATGCAGACGGACAACCCATCCGCGCAGAGGTCCTGAATTTGCTCAAGGGCGACGGCAACATCGAGAAGCTGACGACGGACGCAGACGGCCGCGCTTCGCTGACCTCGATCGTCTTCGATCACTTCAAGGCACGGATGCCGCAACGAATGGAGAGCAGCAGCGATGAGTGA
- a CDS encoding zinc-dependent alcohol dehydrogenase family protein: MHAMLFDGSAPQLRETEWPDPVPAAGQLLIDIDACGVCRTDLHVVDGELDHPKRPVIPGHEIVGRVAALGAGTTGFAVGDRVGVPWLGHTCGHCRFCAAGRENLCDMPGFTGYTIDGGYAERTVADSRYCLHVPERYTDVEAAPLLCAGLIGYRTLAMAGDAEHIGIYGFGAAAHIVAQVARYQKRSVYAFTRGGDAAAQQLAMRLGAVWAGGSEEAPPHQLDAALLFAPVGALVPQALQAVVKGGIVVCGGIHMSDIPSFPYAFLWGERRVVSVANLTREDGAAFMRIANEVPLKIETTAYPMADANRALDDLRGGRVSGAAVLTMR; encoded by the coding sequence ATGCACGCGATGCTGTTCGATGGTTCAGCGCCGCAATTGCGCGAAACCGAATGGCCGGACCCCGTGCCGGCCGCGGGCCAACTGTTGATCGATATCGACGCGTGCGGCGTGTGCCGAACCGATCTGCATGTGGTGGACGGCGAACTCGATCATCCGAAGCGTCCGGTTATTCCGGGCCATGAAATCGTCGGCAGGGTTGCGGCGCTCGGCGCCGGCACGACCGGCTTTGCCGTGGGCGATCGCGTCGGCGTGCCGTGGCTCGGCCATACCTGCGGACACTGCCGCTTTTGCGCGGCGGGCCGCGAAAATCTCTGCGATATGCCGGGCTTCACCGGCTACACGATCGACGGCGGCTACGCAGAGCGTACCGTCGCGGACAGCCGCTACTGTCTGCATGTGCCCGAGCGTTACACCGATGTCGAAGCGGCGCCGTTGCTGTGTGCGGGGCTGATCGGCTACCGCACGCTCGCGATGGCCGGCGATGCGGAGCACATCGGCATCTATGGTTTTGGTGCGGCGGCGCATATCGTTGCGCAGGTCGCGCGTTATCAGAAGCGCAGTGTTTATGCGTTCACGCGCGGCGGGGACGCGGCCGCGCAGCAACTCGCGATGCGTCTGGGTGCGGTGTGGGCCGGCGGTAGCGAAGAGGCGCCGCCGCATCAGCTCGATGCCGCGCTACTGTTTGCGCCGGTCGGCGCGCTCGTTCCGCAGGCATTGCAGGCGGTCGTGAAGGGCGGCATTGTGGTCTGCGGCGGCATCCATATGAGCGATATACCGTCGTTTCCGTATGCGTTCTTGTGGGGCGAGCGACGTGTTGTGTCCGTTGCGAATCTGACGCGCGAAGATGGCGCCGCATTCATGCGTATTGCGAACGAGGTGCCGTTGAAGATCGAGACGACGGCGTATCCAATGGCTGATGCGAATCGCGCGCTCGACGATTTGCGCGGGGGGCGGGTGTCGGGTGCTGCGGTGTTGACGATGCGGTGA
- a CDS encoding sigma-54-dependent Fis family transcriptional regulator: protein MSGARFAGDGRPLILVVEDAPANLSILLELLSSHGFAVSVAEDGESALEQLEHMRPDLILLDVLMPKLDGFATCERLKSNPATREIPVIFMSGLTETVDKVKGFVLGAVDYITKPIQHDEVLARVSTHLELQRLRHCLLESEARLSGIVESMMDAVVALDRTGSITFFNRAAERVFRCDARAAIGAPCNRFLAQPLCRLLGDYLRAEPGAAPMWVPEGHNAVRADGTLFPIEASLSYAEGQGQAIYTLILRDIAERRKAQAEVGQLRGLNRYLEDELREASEYELVGGATGLDKVMQQVRQVAATDATVLVSGETGTGKELIAQVVHKLSPRHGKPLVKLNCAALPANLIESELFGHEKGAFTGALARKAGRFELADGSTLFLDEVGELALDLQAKLLRVLQEGEFERLGGVRTQKVDVRIVAATNRSLADEAAAGRFRADLYYRLNVFPVMLPPLRDRPEDVAPLAAHFVRRYAAKYGKHVEALTAEQLATLECYRWPGNVRELQHVIERAVILSHGSQLALGDWFGDAAAPAASAAMPVSFAAVTAAAVATAAATPSTYAPPAPAAAVTCMEPTLEENERAHILRVLEQTGWRVSGKAGAAERLGIKPTTLESRMKRLAIVRKS, encoded by the coding sequence ATGAGCGGCGCACGCTTTGCTGGCGACGGCCGGCCGCTGATACTCGTCGTCGAAGACGCGCCGGCGAACCTGTCGATCCTGCTCGAACTGCTGAGCTCGCATGGCTTTGCCGTATCGGTTGCCGAAGACGGCGAAAGCGCGCTCGAGCAGCTCGAGCATATGCGCCCCGATCTGATCCTGCTCGACGTGCTGATGCCGAAGCTCGACGGCTTCGCGACGTGCGAGCGTCTGAAGTCCAACCCGGCGACGCGCGAAATACCGGTGATCTTCATGAGCGGGCTCACCGAAACCGTCGACAAGGTGAAGGGCTTCGTGCTCGGCGCTGTCGACTACATCACGAAGCCGATCCAGCATGACGAGGTGCTCGCGCGCGTCAGCACGCACCTCGAATTGCAGCGTTTGCGCCATTGCCTGCTCGAAAGCGAAGCGCGGCTATCGGGCATTGTCGAATCGATGATGGACGCGGTCGTGGCGCTCGATCGCACGGGATCCATCACGTTCTTCAATCGCGCGGCCGAACGCGTGTTCCGCTGCGACGCGCGTGCGGCGATCGGCGCGCCGTGCAACCGCTTTCTCGCGCAGCCATTGTGCCGGCTGCTCGGCGACTATCTGCGCGCCGAGCCCGGCGCGGCGCCGATGTGGGTGCCGGAAGGGCACAACGCGGTACGCGCCGACGGCACGCTGTTTCCGATCGAAGCGAGTCTTTCGTATGCGGAGGGGCAGGGGCAAGCGATTTACACGCTGATCTTGCGCGACATCGCCGAGCGGCGAAAGGCGCAGGCTGAAGTCGGGCAGCTGCGCGGCCTCAACCGTTATCTCGAGGACGAACTGCGCGAAGCGAGCGAGTATGAACTCGTGGGCGGCGCGACGGGCCTCGACAAGGTGATGCAGCAAGTGCGGCAGGTGGCCGCCACCGATGCGACGGTGCTGGTCAGCGGCGAGACGGGCACGGGCAAGGAACTGATTGCGCAGGTCGTGCACAAGCTGAGCCCGCGGCACGGGAAGCCGCTCGTCAAGCTGAACTGCGCGGCGTTGCCGGCGAACCTGATCGAAAGCGAGCTGTTCGGTCACGAGAAGGGCGCGTTCACCGGCGCACTCGCGCGCAAGGCGGGGCGCTTCGAACTGGCCGACGGCAGCACGCTGTTTCTCGACGAAGTCGGCGAGCTCGCGCTCGATCTGCAGGCGAAGCTGTTGCGCGTATTGCAGGAAGGCGAATTCGAACGGCTTGGCGGCGTGCGCACGCAGAAAGTCGATGTACGCATCGTCGCGGCGACGAATCGCAGTCTTGCCGATGAAGCGGCCGCGGGGCGCTTTCGCGCCGATCTGTATTACCGGCTCAATGTGTTTCCGGTGATGTTGCCGCCGCTGCGCGATCGTCCTGAAGATGTCGCGCCGCTTGCCGCGCACTTCGTGCGCCGCTATGCAGCGAAGTACGGCAAGCACGTGGAGGCGCTGACGGCCGAGCAACTGGCGACGCTCGAGTGCTACCGCTGGCCTGGCAACGTACGCGAATTGCAGCATGTGATCGAGCGCGCGGTGATTCTGTCGCACGGGTCGCAACTGGCGCTCGGCGACTGGTTCGGCGACGCTGCCGCGCCGGCCGCGTCAGCGGCTATGCCTGTTTCGTTTGCCGCAGTCACTGCCGCGGCCGTCGCGACAGCCGCTGCTACGCCGTCCACTTACGCGCCGCCCGCGCCCGCGGCGGCCGTCACCTGCATGGAGCCGACGCTCGAGGAAAACGAGCGCGCGCATATTCTGCGAGTACTCGAGCAGACCGGCTGGCGCGTCAGCGGCAAAGCCGGCGCGGCCGAGCGGCTCGGCATCAAGCCGACGACGCTCGAATCGCGAATGAAGCGGCTCGCGATCGTGCGCAAGAGCTGA